In Halomonas alkalicola, the following proteins share a genomic window:
- the rplT gene encoding 50S ribosomal protein L20 — MTRVKRGVVARRRHKKILKQAKGYYGARSRVFRVAKQAVIKAGQYAYRDRRQRKRQFRALWIQRINAGARQHGLSYSRFVGGLKKAGIEIDRKVLADLAVHEKAAFAAIVEKAKAAQ; from the coding sequence ATGACTCGTGTCAAGCGTGGCGTTGTCGCCCGTCGTCGTCACAAGAAGATTCTCAAGCAGGCCAAGGGTTACTACGGTGCCCGTAGCCGAGTGTTCCGCGTTGCCAAGCAGGCCGTCATCAAGGCCGGCCAGTACGCCTACCGCGACCGCCGCCAGCGCAAGCGCCAGTTCCGCGCCCTGTGGATCCAGCGTATCAACGCCGGTGCCCGTCAGCACGGCCTGTCCTACAGCCGCTTCGTCGGTGGCCTGAAGAAGGCCGGTATCGAGATCGACCGCAAGGTCCTGGCGGACCTGGCCGTGCACGAGAAGGCAGCCTTCGCTGCCATCGTCGAGAAGGCCAAGGCTGCCCAGTAA
- the rpmI gene encoding 50S ribosomal protein L35 encodes MPKIKSNSGAAKRFKKTANGFKHKQSFRSHILTKKSTKRKRQLRGMKQIHDADKALIQRMLPNL; translated from the coding sequence ATGCCGAAGATCAAGAGCAACAGTGGCGCCGCCAAGCGCTTCAAGAAGACGGCCAACGGCTTCAAGCACAAGCAGTCGTTTCGTAGCCACATCCTGACCAAGAAGTCCACCAAGCGTAAGCGTCAGCTGCGCGGCATGAAGCAGATCCACGACGCCGACAAGGCGCTGATCCAGCGGATGCTGCCCAACCTGTAA
- the infC gene encoding translation initiation factor IF-3: protein MKRSNPRGRVQDKRPPMNERITEDQVRLIDADGEQLGVVPTSEALERAEASGLDLVQISNADPIVCKIMDYGKFVFEQKKQKSAQKKKTKQIQVKEVKFRPGTDEGDYQVKLKNLIRFLEGGDKGKVTLRFRGREMAHQDLGRKLMERIAADLEEIGTVESFPKMEGRQMIMIIAPKKKQ, encoded by the coding sequence ATCAAGCGAAGCAACCCAAGAGGGCGCGTCCAGGATAAGCGCCCCCCGATGAACGAGCGTATTACCGAGGATCAGGTTCGCCTGATCGATGCCGACGGCGAGCAGCTGGGCGTCGTGCCCACCAGTGAAGCACTGGAGCGCGCCGAAGCCTCGGGACTCGACCTCGTACAGATATCCAATGCCGATCCGATCGTCTGCAAGATCATGGATTACGGCAAGTTCGTCTTCGAGCAGAAAAAGCAGAAGTCCGCTCAGAAGAAGAAGACGAAGCAGATTCAGGTCAAGGAAGTCAAGTTCCGGCCTGGCACCGACGAGGGCGACTATCAGGTCAAGCTTAAGAACCTGATCCGTTTCCTCGAAGGTGGCGACAAGGGCAAGGTCACGCTGCGTTTCCGCGGTCGTGAGATGGCGCACCAGGACCTCGGCCGCAAGCTGATGGAACGGATCGCCGCCGATCTCGAGGAGATCGGGACCGTGGAGTCCTTCCCCAAGATGGAAGGGCGGCAGATGATCATGATCATTGCCCCCAAGAAGAAGCAGTAA
- the thrS gene encoding threonine--tRNA ligase encodes MPIVTLPDGSQRTFDTPITVMQLAEAIGPGLAKACVAGKIDGVPVDTADLIEHDAEVAILTARDAEGLEVIRHSCAHLIGHAVKQLFPEAKMAIGPVIDDGFYYDIDFGRPATPEDLEAIEKRMKQLIDKDYDVVREYVDRDKAMLAFLHRDEPYKQEIVREIPEGETIRLYHHEEYTDMCRGPHVPNTRHLQAFKLTKLAGAYWRGDATKPMLTRIYGTAWPDKKQLKAYLKRLEEAEKRDHRKLARKMDLFHLQEEAPGMVFWHPNGWTMYQALEQYMRRVQIENGYQEIKTPQVVDLSLWKKSGHWGHYSELMFTTESEKRDYAVKPMNCPCHVQVFNQGLKSYRDLPLRLAEFGSCHRNEPSGSLHGLMRVRAFTQDDAHIFCTEKQIQAEAEDFIALTLKVYKELGFDDVELKLSTRPDDFLGEPEMWDRAEAGLEAALNSTGLQWELQPGEGAFYGPKIEFSLRDCLNRVWQCGTLQLDFNLPGRLGAQFVDEDGARKTPVMLHRAILGSFERFLGILIEHYAGAMPLWLAPQQAVILNITDAQRDYVLDLEKRLQKIGLRVKADLRNEKIGFKIREHTLQKVPYLLVVGDKEVEADSVAVRTRTGEDLGTMRVDDLIERLNAELG; translated from the coding sequence ATGCCCATCGTTACCCTGCCCGACGGCAGTCAGAGAACCTTCGATACCCCGATCACCGTGATGCAGCTGGCCGAGGCGATCGGCCCCGGGCTTGCCAAGGCCTGCGTGGCCGGCAAGATCGACGGTGTGCCGGTGGATACCGCCGACCTGATCGAGCACGACGCCGAAGTGGCCATCCTCACCGCTCGCGATGCCGAGGGGCTGGAGGTGATCCGCCACTCCTGTGCCCACCTGATCGGCCACGCCGTCAAGCAGCTCTTCCCTGAGGCGAAGATGGCGATCGGTCCGGTGATCGACGACGGCTTCTACTACGATATCGACTTCGGTCGCCCGGCGACTCCCGAGGACCTCGAGGCGATCGAGAAGCGCATGAAGCAGCTGATCGACAAGGACTACGACGTGGTCCGCGAATACGTCGATCGTGATAAGGCCATGCTCGCCTTCCTGCACCGCGACGAGCCCTACAAGCAGGAGATCGTGCGCGAGATCCCGGAAGGCGAGACCATCCGCCTCTATCACCACGAAGAGTACACCGACATGTGTCGGGGGCCCCATGTGCCTAACACCCGGCACCTGCAGGCCTTCAAGCTCACCAAGCTGGCCGGTGCCTACTGGCGCGGCGATGCCACCAAGCCGATGCTGACTCGCATCTACGGCACCGCCTGGCCCGACAAGAAGCAGCTCAAGGCCTACCTCAAGCGCCTCGAGGAGGCCGAGAAGCGCGACCATCGCAAGCTGGCCCGGAAGATGGACCTCTTCCACCTCCAGGAGGAGGCCCCGGGCATGGTGTTCTGGCACCCCAACGGCTGGACCATGTACCAGGCGCTCGAGCAGTACATGCGCCGGGTGCAGATCGAGAACGGCTACCAGGAGATCAAGACGCCCCAGGTGGTGGATCTCTCGCTGTGGAAGAAGTCCGGCCACTGGGGGCACTACAGCGAGCTGATGTTCACCACCGAGTCCGAGAAGCGCGACTACGCGGTGAAGCCGATGAACTGCCCCTGCCACGTGCAGGTGTTCAACCAGGGCCTCAAGAGCTACCGGGACCTGCCGCTGCGCCTGGCCGAGTTCGGCAGCTGCCACCGCAACGAGCCCTCCGGTTCGCTGCACGGCCTGATGCGCGTGCGCGCCTTCACCCAGGACGACGCCCACATTTTCTGCACCGAGAAGCAGATCCAGGCCGAGGCCGAGGACTTCATCGCCCTGACCCTGAAGGTCTACAAGGAGCTGGGCTTCGATGACGTGGAGCTCAAGCTCTCCACCCGTCCCGATGACTTCCTCGGTGAGCCGGAGATGTGGGATCGTGCCGAGGCGGGCCTCGAGGCGGCGCTCAACTCCACCGGACTCCAGTGGGAACTGCAGCCGGGCGAGGGGGCCTTCTACGGCCCCAAGATCGAGTTCTCCCTGCGCGACTGCCTCAATCGGGTCTGGCAGTGCGGCACCCTGCAGCTCGATTTCAACCTGCCGGGTCGCCTCGGCGCCCAGTTCGTCGACGAGGACGGCGCCCGCAAGACCCCGGTGATGCTGCACCGCGCGATCCTGGGCTCCTTCGAGCGCTTCCTTGGGATCCTCATCGAGCACTACGCCGGGGCCATGCCGCTGTGGCTGGCGCCGCAGCAGGCGGTGATCCTCAATATCACCGATGCCCAGCGCGATTACGTGCTGGATCTCGAGAAGCGTTTGCAGAAAATCGGCCTGCGCGTCAAGGCGGACTTGAGGAACGAGAAGATCGGCTTTAAAATCCGCGAGCATACGTTGCAGAAAGTTCCCTATCTCCTCGTGGTGGGGGATAAGGAAGTCGAGGCCGACTCGGTGGCCGTGCGCACACGCACCGGCGAGGATCTAGGCACCATGCGGGTCGATGACCTCATCGAGCGTCTGAACGCCGAACTCGGCTGA